A window from Thunnus albacares chromosome 19, fThuAlb1.1, whole genome shotgun sequence encodes these proteins:
- the si:ch73-345f18.3 gene encoding uncharacterized protein si:ch73-345f18.3 has protein sequence MPRFLCCCCFSSETSGNERQPLLQPTPPELKEPESARQTRPAHNDAQTVRRIGRLVMRRVCVPELDQRFSDMAETFNEQQQHYESMTRHIGNLRRSCNCTQGDSLAISECVGMIREEHKAKYRISLKMKGYDFSLCVIPVGSEGESEEEPMSPLLRLAQDELKGTSESAKATISKGTTLQELIGWLLRSKDQMAEQVKGAAATYQEQGRLNENLEENMKEVRRAKELSLNYRQQAGEVLTEAAEITGTLL, from the exons ATGCCCCGttttctctgctgttgctgcttctCAAGTGAAACCTCCGGCAACGAG AGGCAGCCTCTCCTGCAGCCCACACCACCTGAACTGAAAGAACCTGAATCAGCCAGGCAGACCCGGCCAGCACACAATG ATGCACAGACTGTGAGGCGGATCGGCAGGCTGGTGATGAGGAGGGTGTGTGTGCCAGAGTTGGATCAGAGGTTTTCAGACATGGCTGAGACCTTCAAcgagcagcagcaacactatGAGTCCATGACCCGACACATCGGCAACCTGCGAAGGAGTTGCAATTGTACTCAGGGTGACAGCCTGGCTATATCTGAATGTGTGGGGATGATCAGAGAGGAGCACA AGGCAAAGTACAGGATCTCCCTTAAGATGAAGGGCTACGACTTCTCCCTCTGTGTGATCCCTGTGGGGTCAGAGGGTGAAAGCGAGGAGGAACCGATGTCTCCTCTTCTGCGATTAGCTCAGGATGAACTGAAGGGCACTTCAGAAAGCGCCAAGGCCACCATCTCGAAGGGCACTACTCTGCAAGAGCTGATCGGCTGGCTGCTCCGAAGCAAGGATCAAATGGCTGAGCAAGTGAAGGGGGCAGCAGCAACTTACCAGGAGCAAGGAAGACTGAATGAGAACCTGGAAGAGAACATGAAGGAAGTGAGGAGGGCGAAGGAACTGTCGCTGAATTACAGACAACAAGCTGGGGAAGTCCTCACTGAGGCTGCAGAGATAACAGGGACTCTTCTGTAG
- the LOC122969759 gene encoding kelch-like protein 7 isoform X1, protein MVSSSKMKSERKCDTTDESRQLSSIMSVINNMRKQGTLCDVTLVVQGKKISAHRVVLAAASHFFSLMFTTRMMESISHEVELRSVEPEIIELLIEFIYTARISVNSSNVQSLLDAANQYQIEPVKKMCVEFLKGQIDATNCLGISALADCMDCPELKAAAEDFSQLHFTEVYKLEEFLQLHVTQLTHLLHQDKLAVRAEDQIYDAAVRWLKYDVCNRQQYMVEVLGCVRFPLVSNTFLSKTVQAEPLIQENPQCLKMVTSAMRYHLLSLEDREDLGESSRPRRKKHNYQIALFGGSQLKSCRYFNPKDSSWTDIRCPFEKRRDATAVFWDNVVYILGGSQLFPIKRMDCYNILKDSRYSKPGPPTPRDSLAACVAQGKIYTSGGSGMGSSALDLFECYDTRTESWQVKTSMLRARYRHGSVEANGLIYVCGGTVGNNVSGRVLNNCEVYDPNTQRWKKLCGMRVARKNHGLVVVNNRIYAIGGQGALGDLDSVEYYDIASNEWRAASAMPWRGVTVKCEAVGDTIYVLAGFQKVGRLEHVLEYHTNTDRWVTCRKVQAYPFTNCLICLVDTHGLNKNINK, encoded by the exons ATGGTGTCAAGCTCCAAGATGAAGAGCGAGAGGAAGTGTGACACCACAGATGAGTCCAGGCAACTGTCCAGCATCATGAGTGTCATAAACAACATGAGGAAGCAG gGTACCCTCTGTGATGTGACCCTGGTGgttcaggggaaaaaaatttCTGCCCACAGAGTGGTGCTGGCTGCTGCCAGCCATTTCTTCAGCCTCATGTTCACCA CCAGAATGATGGAGTCGATATCCCATGAGGTGGAACTCAGGAGTGTTGAGCCTGAGATCATTGAGCTGTTGATTGAATTTATCTACACAGCTAG GATTTCAGTGAACAGCAGTAATGTCCAGTCGTTGCTGGATGCAGCCAACCAGTACCAGATTGAGCcagtgaagaaaatgtgtgtggagTTCCTCAAAGGACAGATTGATGCAACAAACTGCCTGG GAATCTCAGCCCTGGCAGACTGTATGGACTGTCCTGAGCTCaaggcagcagcagaggacTTTTCCCAGCTCCACTTCACTGAAGTCTACAAATTGGAAGAGTTCCTGCAACTGCACGTCACACAGCTCACACATCTACTGCACCAGGACAAACTCGCTGTCCGTGCTGAGGACCAG ATTTATGACGCAGCGGTGCGCTGGCTGAAGTACGATGTGTGTAACAGACAGCAGTATATGGTGGAGGTGCTGGGGTGTGTTCGCTTCCCCCTGGTCTCCAACACCTTTCTGTCCAAGACAGTGCAGGCCGAGCCTCTCATCCAGGAAAACCCACAGTGCCTCAAGATGGTCACCA GTGCGATGCGCTACCACCTACTGTCTCTGGAGGATCGGGAGGACCTGGGAGAGAGCAGCCGCCCACGACGCAAGAAGCACAATTACCAAATCGCCTTGTTTGGAGGCTCCCAGCTGAAATCCTGCCGCTACTTCAACCCTAAG GACTCCAGCTGGACAGACATCCGCTGCCCCTTCGAGAAGCGCCGGGACGCTACAGCCGTCTTCTGGGACAATGTGGTGTACATTCTGGGTGGCTCACAGCTCTTCCCCATTAAACGTATGGACTGCTACAACATCCTGAAGGACAGCCGGTACTCCAAGCCCGGTCCTCCCACACCTCGTGACAGCCTGGCTGCCTGCGTCGCCCAGGGCAAGATCTACACATCCGGGGGATCTGGAATGG GGAGCTCAGCCCTGGACCTTTTCGAGTGCTACGACACCAGGACAGAGTCATGGCAGGTGAAAACCAGCATGCTGAGGGCCCGCTACAGGCACGGCTCAGTGGAGGCCAACGGGCTCATCTACGTCTGTGGAGGAACTGTGGGCAACAATGTCTCTGGCAGGGTCCTCAACAACTGTGAGGTCTATGATCCCAACACACAACG atGGAAGAAGCTGTGTGGGATGAGAGTGGCCAGGAAGAACCACGGGCTGGTGGTGGTCAACAACAGGATCTATGCTATTGGTGGGCAGGGGGCACTGG gTGATCTGGACTCGGTGGAGTACTACGACATCGCCAGTAATGAGTGGCGTGCTGCCTCAGCGATGCCATGGCGAGGTGTTACGGTGAAGTGTGAGGCTGTGGGTGATACCATCTATGTGCTGGCAGGGTTTCAAAAGGTCGGGCGGCTCGAACATGTCCTGGAGTACCACACTAACACTGACAG GTGGGTGACTTGCAGGAAGGTACAAGCGTATCCCTTCACCAACTGCCTGATCTGTCTGGTCGACACACACGgattgaataaaaatataaataaataa
- the LOC122969759 gene encoding kelch-like protein 7 isoform X2, which yields MVSSSKMKSERKCDTTDESRQLSSIMSVINNMRKQGTLCDVTLVVQGKKISAHRVVLAAASHFFSLMFTTRMMESISHEVELRSVEPEIIELLIEFIYTARISVNSSNVQSLLDAANQYQIEPVKKMCVEFLKGQIDATNCLGISALADCMDCPELKAAAEDFSQLHFTEVYKLEEFLQLHVTQLTHLLHQDKLAVRAEDQIYDAAVRWLKYDVCNRQQYMVEVLGCVRFPLVSNTFLSKTVQAEPLIQENPQCLKMVTSAMRYHLLSLEDREDLGESSRPRRKKHNYQIALFGGSQLKSCRYFNPKDSSWTDIRCPFEKRRDATAVFWDNVVYILGGSQLFPIKRMDCYNILKDSRYSKPGPPTPRDSLAACVAQGKIYTSGGSGMGSSALDLFECYDTRTESWQVKTSMLRARYRHGSVEANGLIYVCGGTVGNNVSGRVLNNCEVYDPNTQRWKKLCGMRVARKNHGLVVVNNRIYAIGDLDSVEYYDIASNEWRAASAMPWRGVTVKCEAVGDTIYVLAGFQKVGRLEHVLEYHTNTDRWVTCRKVQAYPFTNCLICLVDTHGLNKNINK from the exons ATGGTGTCAAGCTCCAAGATGAAGAGCGAGAGGAAGTGTGACACCACAGATGAGTCCAGGCAACTGTCCAGCATCATGAGTGTCATAAACAACATGAGGAAGCAG gGTACCCTCTGTGATGTGACCCTGGTGgttcaggggaaaaaaatttCTGCCCACAGAGTGGTGCTGGCTGCTGCCAGCCATTTCTTCAGCCTCATGTTCACCA CCAGAATGATGGAGTCGATATCCCATGAGGTGGAACTCAGGAGTGTTGAGCCTGAGATCATTGAGCTGTTGATTGAATTTATCTACACAGCTAG GATTTCAGTGAACAGCAGTAATGTCCAGTCGTTGCTGGATGCAGCCAACCAGTACCAGATTGAGCcagtgaagaaaatgtgtgtggagTTCCTCAAAGGACAGATTGATGCAACAAACTGCCTGG GAATCTCAGCCCTGGCAGACTGTATGGACTGTCCTGAGCTCaaggcagcagcagaggacTTTTCCCAGCTCCACTTCACTGAAGTCTACAAATTGGAAGAGTTCCTGCAACTGCACGTCACACAGCTCACACATCTACTGCACCAGGACAAACTCGCTGTCCGTGCTGAGGACCAG ATTTATGACGCAGCGGTGCGCTGGCTGAAGTACGATGTGTGTAACAGACAGCAGTATATGGTGGAGGTGCTGGGGTGTGTTCGCTTCCCCCTGGTCTCCAACACCTTTCTGTCCAAGACAGTGCAGGCCGAGCCTCTCATCCAGGAAAACCCACAGTGCCTCAAGATGGTCACCA GTGCGATGCGCTACCACCTACTGTCTCTGGAGGATCGGGAGGACCTGGGAGAGAGCAGCCGCCCACGACGCAAGAAGCACAATTACCAAATCGCCTTGTTTGGAGGCTCCCAGCTGAAATCCTGCCGCTACTTCAACCCTAAG GACTCCAGCTGGACAGACATCCGCTGCCCCTTCGAGAAGCGCCGGGACGCTACAGCCGTCTTCTGGGACAATGTGGTGTACATTCTGGGTGGCTCACAGCTCTTCCCCATTAAACGTATGGACTGCTACAACATCCTGAAGGACAGCCGGTACTCCAAGCCCGGTCCTCCCACACCTCGTGACAGCCTGGCTGCCTGCGTCGCCCAGGGCAAGATCTACACATCCGGGGGATCTGGAATGG GGAGCTCAGCCCTGGACCTTTTCGAGTGCTACGACACCAGGACAGAGTCATGGCAGGTGAAAACCAGCATGCTGAGGGCCCGCTACAGGCACGGCTCAGTGGAGGCCAACGGGCTCATCTACGTCTGTGGAGGAACTGTGGGCAACAATGTCTCTGGCAGGGTCCTCAACAACTGTGAGGTCTATGATCCCAACACACAACG atGGAAGAAGCTGTGTGGGATGAGAGTGGCCAGGAAGAACCACGGGCTGGTGGTGGTCAACAACAGGATCTATGCTATTG gTGATCTGGACTCGGTGGAGTACTACGACATCGCCAGTAATGAGTGGCGTGCTGCCTCAGCGATGCCATGGCGAGGTGTTACGGTGAAGTGTGAGGCTGTGGGTGATACCATCTATGTGCTGGCAGGGTTTCAAAAGGTCGGGCGGCTCGAACATGTCCTGGAGTACCACACTAACACTGACAG GTGGGTGACTTGCAGGAAGGTACAAGCGTATCCCTTCACCAACTGCCTGATCTGTCTGGTCGACACACACGgattgaataaaaatataaataaataa
- the LOC122969758 gene encoding kelch-like protein 7, with product MTGMASPEKASSTKKKSERKCATKDEYRQLSSIMGVMNNLRKQGTLCDVTLVVQGKHISAHRVVLAAASHFFSLMFTTRMMESMSHEVELRSAEPEIIELLIEFIYTARISVNSSNVQSLLDAANQYQIEPVKKMCVEFLKGQIDATNCLGISALADCMDCPELKAAAEDFFQLHFTEVYKLDEFLQLDVTQLTHLLHQDKLTVRAEAQIYDAAVRWLKYDVCNRQQYMVEVLGCVRFPLVSKTFLSKTVQAEPLIQENPQCLKMVISGMRYHLLSLEDREDLGESSRPRRKKHDYRIALFGGSQPQSCRYFNPKDSSWTDIRCPFEKRRDATAVFWDNVVYILGGSQLFPIKRMDCYNVLKDSWYSKLGPPTPRDSLAACAAQGKIYTSGGSEVGSSALDLFECYDTRTESWQVKTSMLMARCSHGSVEANGLIYVCGGTVGNNVSGRVLNNCEVYDPNTQQWKELCGMRVARKNHGLVVVNNRIYAIGGQGALGGLDSVEYYDIASNEWRAASAMPWRGVTVKCEAVGDTIYVLAGFQGVGRLGHVLEYHTDTDRWVTCSKVRAFPVTSCLICVVDTCGVNEDEDMDLIDSQTHTAAAASSSASTSSSS from the exons ATGACGGGCATGGCCTCACCGGAGAAGGCGTCAAGCACCAAGAAGAAGAGCGAGAGGAAATGTGCCACCAAAGATGAGTACAGGCAGCTGTCCAGCATCATGGGAGTCATGAACAACCTGAGGAAACAG GGTACCCTCTGTGATGTGACCCTGGTGGTTCAGGGGAAACACATATCTGCCCACAGGGTGGTGCTGGCTGCTGCCAGCCATTTCTTCAGCCTCATGTTCACCA CCAGAATGATGGAGTCGATGTCCCATGAGGTGGAACTCAGGAGTGCTGAGCCTGAGATCATTGAGCTGTTGATTGAATTTATCTACACAGCTAG GATTTCAGTGAACAGCAGTAATGTCCAGTCGTTGCTGGATGCAGCCAACCAGTACCAGATTGAGCcagtgaagaaaatgtgtgtggagTTCCTCAAAGGACAGATTGATGCAACAAACTGCTTGG GAATCTCAGCCCTGGCAGACTGTATGGACTGTCCTGAGCTCaaggcagcagcagaggacTTTTTTCAGCTCCACTTCACTGAAGTCTACAAACTGGACGAGTTTCTGCAACTGGATGTCACACAGCTCACACATCTACTGCACCAGGACAAACTCACTGTCCGTGCTGAGGCACAG ATTTATGACGCAGCGGTGCGCTGGCTGAAGTACGATGTGTGTAACAGACAGCAGTATATGGTGGAGGTGCTGGGGTGTGTTCGCTTCCCCCTGGTCTCCAAAACCTTTCTGTCCAAGACAGTGCAGGCTGAGCCTCTCATCCAGGAAAACCCACAGTGCCTCAAGATGGTCATCA GTGGGATGCGCTACCACCTACTGTCTCTGGAGGATCGAGAGGACCTGGGAGAGAGCAGCCGCCCACGACGCAAGAAGCATGATTACCGAATTGCGTTGTTTGGAGGCTCCCAGCCACAGTCCTGCCGCTACTTCAACCCCAAG GACTCCAGCTGGACAGACATCCGCTGCCCCTTCGAGAAGCGCCGGGATGCCACAGCCGTCTTCTGGGACAATGTGGTGTACATCCTGGGTGGCTCACAGCTCTTCCCCATTAAACGTATGGACTGCTACAACGTCCTGAAGGACAGCTGGTATTCCAAGCTAGGTCCTCCCACACCTCGTGACAGCCTGGCTGCCTGCGCCGCTCAGGGCAAGATCTACACATCCGGGGGCTCGGAAGTTG GCAGCTCAGCCCTGGACCTTTTCGAGTGCTACGACACCAGGACAGAGTCATGGCAAGTGAAAACTAGCATGCTGATGGCCCGCTGCAGCCACGGCTCAGTTGAGGCCAATGGGCTCATCTACGTCTGTGGAGGAACTGTGGGCAACAATGTCTCTGGCAGGGTCCTCAACAACTGTGAGGTCTATGATCCCAACACACAACA aTGGAAGGAGCTATGTGGGATGAGAGTAGCCAGGAAGAACCACGGGCTGGTGGTGGTCAACAACAGGATCTATGCCATTGGAGGGCAGGGGGCACTGG gTGGATTGGACTCGGTGGAGTACTACGACATCGCCAGTAATGAGTGGCGTGCTGCCTCAGCGATGCCATGGCGAGGTGTTACGGTGAAGTGTGAGGCTGTGGGTGATACCATCTATGTGCTGGCGGGGTTTCAAGGGGTTGGGAGGCTCGGACATGTCCTGGAGTatcacactgacactgacag GTGGGTGACTTGCAGCAAGGTACGAGCGTTTCCCGTCACCAGCTGCCTTATCTGTGTAGTCGACACATGTGGAGTGAACGAGGACGAGGACATGGACCTCATAGACTCTCAGACGCACACCGCGGCTGCTGCCTCTTCATCTGCCTCAACCTCATCATCCTCATAG
- the aste1b gene encoding protein asteroid homolog 1 isoform X1 has product MGVQGLTTYVEGNRQFLQDVKFRDSRLVIDGCSLYFRLYFNHGFDQQHGGDYDAFACLLTQFLSALAACNIQPYVVLDGGMDPSDKKFPTLRQRLQSKIKEADSISHGRNGSVLPLLTRDVFTQVLIQRGVPLVQCPAEADWEIACLAHQWNCPVLTNDSDFYIFDLPGGYLPLKFFQWTNLNGKASHRYISARCYTTNSLCRWFGGMNQELLPLFAVLTGNDYGTPKDAETLLSLLDVSAFRRSGSRGKGRAPSSRIEGLFLWLSSFPSPVEALEEVSRLMGETGGRGKRGQKGGLSSQLWAAMQEYHVTPQSSLAHWFSGSQAVPGGQTSTLTQLPECLSWAAAKGLLAPLVVDALVMHRVLLIPQVENSKLPSSHCSARAIRQAIYGILLQRGQDNMTQGRGRSIQQFYGAEGAVHSQDVRIQENISRGMRGGRGRGGRGHGGRGQGSVLPTQQGVNVGFNTEEAAGVATMQTQGSSAPMCVEEYDRLDLNLKKNQMEAHPLKTRLCMDTLGQAPVAARLGVLLEVLGVKESALNPAPIHLRLAVAVTGFWLREAIPTPSQLQVQALVLGMVYGELSWNNQPGSTHHQQAVPQPNWAAERNVLAGLDRQRMRAGERRGLDIGVAHSFSQWQACLWSALCLNQLLLLPLPDPNLSWLFSGTLVHGLLRYLKSGRAAESLLAGASLSGNLYFSLLDAVRICGSKAHPSSSAEGRGRGRGRGRGRGRGSRGRGGGRRGAGGRGRGSEEINNRFALLMSEEEYDDD; this is encoded by the exons ATGGGTGTCCAGGGTCTTACTACCTATGTGGAGGGAAACAGACAATTCCTTCAAGATGTGAAGTTCAGGGACAGTCGCCTGGTTATCGACGGCTGCAGTCTATATTTTCGCCTCTACTTTAACCACGGTTTTGACCAACAGCATGGAGGAGACTATGATGCTTTTGCGTGCCTACTCACCCAGTTCCTGTCTGCACTGGCAGCCTGTAACATACAGCCATATGTGGTACTGGATGGAG GGATGGACCCCAGTGATAAGAAGTTTCCCACTTTGCGGCAGCGTCTGCAGTCCAAAATAAAGGAGGCTGACAGTATCTCTCATGGCAGAAATGGCTCCGTTCTCCCCCTCCTCACCAGAGATGTCTTCACTCAGGTTCTCATCCAGAGAGGAGTCCCACTGGTCCAGTGTCCAGCTGAGGCTGACTGGGAGATTGCATGTTTGGCTCACCAGTGGAACTGCCCAGTTCTGACCAATGACAGTGACTTTTATATATTTGACCTGCCAG GTGGTTATCTGCCTCTCAAGTTTTTCCAGTGGACCAACCTTAATGGTAAAGCCTCTCACCGCTACATCTCAGCTCGGTGCTACACCACTAACAGTCTATGTCGCTGGTTTGGGGGCATGAACCAGGAGTTGCTACCCCTATTTGCTGTCCTGACTGGTAATGATTATGGAACTCCAAAGGATGCTGAAACACTCCTTTCTCTGCTAGATGTGAGTGCATTTAGGAGAAGTGGTAGCAGGGGTAAAGGTAGAGCACCCTCTTCCCGCATTGAAGGCCTGTTCCTTTGGCTGTCCTCTTTCCCAAGTCCAGTGGAGGCCCTGGAGGAAGTAAGCAGGCTAATGGGGGAGACGGGTGGTAGGGGCAAGAGAGGACAGAAGGGTGGGCTGAGTTCTCAGCTGTGGGCAGCTATGCAGGAGTACCATGTCACCCCTCAAAGCTCTCTGGCTCACTGGTTCTCTGGCAGTCAGGCAGTTCCGGGAGGGCAGACCTCTACACTTACACAGTTACCTGAGTGCCTGTCATGGGCTGCAGCAAAGGGGCTTTTGGCTCCCTTGGTAGTGGATGCTTTGGTGATGCACAGGGTCTTGCTCATCCCACAGGTAGAGAACAGCAAGCTACCCAGCAGCCACTGTAGTGCCAGAGCTATACGCCAGGCTATATATGGGATATTACTACAGAGAGGTCAAGATAACATGACTCAAGGAAGAGGTAGAAGTATACAGCAATTCTATGGAGCAGAAGGTGCTGTCCATTCACAGGATGTTAGGATACAAGAAAATATCAGCCGGGGTATGAGAGGTGGGAGAGGTCGAGGGGGAAGGGGACATGGAGGTAGGGGTCAGGGCAGTGTTTTACCCACACAGCAGGGTGTAAATGTGGGATTCAACACTGAAGAAGCAGCTGGTGTAGCTACAATGCAGACTCAGGGCTCTAGCGCCCCTATGTGTGTGGAGGAATACGACCGTCTGGACCTGAACTTGAAGAAAAACCAAATGGAGGCACATCCACTCAAAACCCGCTTATGCATGGATACACTCGGCCAG GCTCCCGTGGCAGCTCGTCTTGGTGTCCTGTTAGAAGTCTTAGGGGTGAAGGAGTCTGCCCTGAATCCTGCTCCTATccacttgaggctggctgtAGCAGTAACAGGCTTCTGGCTGCGAGAGGCCATACCAACACCCTCACAACTTCAGGTCCAGGCTTTGGTGCTGGGCATGGTTTATGGAGAGCTGTCTTGGAACAACCAGCCTGGAAGTACCCACCACCAACAGGCCG TCCCACAGCCAAACTGGGCAGCAGAGCGCAATGTGTTGGCAGGGCTGGATCGACAACGCATGAGAGCAGGGGAGAGACGGGGCTTGGATATAGGAGTGGCTCACAGTTTCAGCCAATGGCAGGCCTGCCTCTGGAGTGCGCTGTGTCTTAATCAGCTATTGCTGCTGCCACTGCCTGACCCCAACCTGTCATG gtTGTTCAGCGGTACCTTGGTGCATGGCCTCCTCAGGTACCTGAAAAGCGGCCGAGCTGCTGAATCCCTCTTAGCTGGGGCTTCCTTGTCTGGAAATCTTTACTTCTCCCTGCTGGATGCTGTGAGGATCTGTGGCTCCAAAGCCCATCCCTCCTCTTCTGCAGAGGGAAGGGGAAGAGGCAGAGGCCGGGGACGGGGACGGGGACGGGGAAgtagaggaagagggggaggtAGAAGAGGAGCAGGGGGAAGGGGCAGAGGATCTGAGGAGATCAACAACAGGTTTGCACTACTTATGAGCGAGGAAGAGTATGATGATGATTGA
- the aste1b gene encoding protein asteroid homolog 1 isoform X2 has protein sequence MSPTSLYSPFSVYVHLKLQVSTSHLWMDPSDKKFPTLRQRLQSKIKEADSISHGRNGSVLPLLTRDVFTQVLIQRGVPLVQCPAEADWEIACLAHQWNCPVLTNDSDFYIFDLPGGYLPLKFFQWTNLNGKASHRYISARCYTTNSLCRWFGGMNQELLPLFAVLTGNDYGTPKDAETLLSLLDVSAFRRSGSRGKGRAPSSRIEGLFLWLSSFPSPVEALEEVSRLMGETGGRGKRGQKGGLSSQLWAAMQEYHVTPQSSLAHWFSGSQAVPGGQTSTLTQLPECLSWAAAKGLLAPLVVDALVMHRVLLIPQVENSKLPSSHCSARAIRQAIYGILLQRGQDNMTQGRGRSIQQFYGAEGAVHSQDVRIQENISRGMRGGRGRGGRGHGGRGQGSVLPTQQGVNVGFNTEEAAGVATMQTQGSSAPMCVEEYDRLDLNLKKNQMEAHPLKTRLCMDTLGQAPVAARLGVLLEVLGVKESALNPAPIHLRLAVAVTGFWLREAIPTPSQLQVQALVLGMVYGELSWNNQPGSTHHQQAVPQPNWAAERNVLAGLDRQRMRAGERRGLDIGVAHSFSQWQACLWSALCLNQLLLLPLPDPNLSWLFSGTLVHGLLRYLKSGRAAESLLAGASLSGNLYFSLLDAVRICGSKAHPSSSAEGRGRGRGRGRGRGRGSRGRGGGRRGAGGRGRGSEEINNRFALLMSEEEYDDD, from the exons atgtctccaaCTTCACTGTacagtccattctcagtgtatgtgcacttgaAACTTCAAGTGTCCActtcacacttgt GGATGGACCCCAGTGATAAGAAGTTTCCCACTTTGCGGCAGCGTCTGCAGTCCAAAATAAAGGAGGCTGACAGTATCTCTCATGGCAGAAATGGCTCCGTTCTCCCCCTCCTCACCAGAGATGTCTTCACTCAGGTTCTCATCCAGAGAGGAGTCCCACTGGTCCAGTGTCCAGCTGAGGCTGACTGGGAGATTGCATGTTTGGCTCACCAGTGGAACTGCCCAGTTCTGACCAATGACAGTGACTTTTATATATTTGACCTGCCAG GTGGTTATCTGCCTCTCAAGTTTTTCCAGTGGACCAACCTTAATGGTAAAGCCTCTCACCGCTACATCTCAGCTCGGTGCTACACCACTAACAGTCTATGTCGCTGGTTTGGGGGCATGAACCAGGAGTTGCTACCCCTATTTGCTGTCCTGACTGGTAATGATTATGGAACTCCAAAGGATGCTGAAACACTCCTTTCTCTGCTAGATGTGAGTGCATTTAGGAGAAGTGGTAGCAGGGGTAAAGGTAGAGCACCCTCTTCCCGCATTGAAGGCCTGTTCCTTTGGCTGTCCTCTTTCCCAAGTCCAGTGGAGGCCCTGGAGGAAGTAAGCAGGCTAATGGGGGAGACGGGTGGTAGGGGCAAGAGAGGACAGAAGGGTGGGCTGAGTTCTCAGCTGTGGGCAGCTATGCAGGAGTACCATGTCACCCCTCAAAGCTCTCTGGCTCACTGGTTCTCTGGCAGTCAGGCAGTTCCGGGAGGGCAGACCTCTACACTTACACAGTTACCTGAGTGCCTGTCATGGGCTGCAGCAAAGGGGCTTTTGGCTCCCTTGGTAGTGGATGCTTTGGTGATGCACAGGGTCTTGCTCATCCCACAGGTAGAGAACAGCAAGCTACCCAGCAGCCACTGTAGTGCCAGAGCTATACGCCAGGCTATATATGGGATATTACTACAGAGAGGTCAAGATAACATGACTCAAGGAAGAGGTAGAAGTATACAGCAATTCTATGGAGCAGAAGGTGCTGTCCATTCACAGGATGTTAGGATACAAGAAAATATCAGCCGGGGTATGAGAGGTGGGAGAGGTCGAGGGGGAAGGGGACATGGAGGTAGGGGTCAGGGCAGTGTTTTACCCACACAGCAGGGTGTAAATGTGGGATTCAACACTGAAGAAGCAGCTGGTGTAGCTACAATGCAGACTCAGGGCTCTAGCGCCCCTATGTGTGTGGAGGAATACGACCGTCTGGACCTGAACTTGAAGAAAAACCAAATGGAGGCACATCCACTCAAAACCCGCTTATGCATGGATACACTCGGCCAG GCTCCCGTGGCAGCTCGTCTTGGTGTCCTGTTAGAAGTCTTAGGGGTGAAGGAGTCTGCCCTGAATCCTGCTCCTATccacttgaggctggctgtAGCAGTAACAGGCTTCTGGCTGCGAGAGGCCATACCAACACCCTCACAACTTCAGGTCCAGGCTTTGGTGCTGGGCATGGTTTATGGAGAGCTGTCTTGGAACAACCAGCCTGGAAGTACCCACCACCAACAGGCCG TCCCACAGCCAAACTGGGCAGCAGAGCGCAATGTGTTGGCAGGGCTGGATCGACAACGCATGAGAGCAGGGGAGAGACGGGGCTTGGATATAGGAGTGGCTCACAGTTTCAGCCAATGGCAGGCCTGCCTCTGGAGTGCGCTGTGTCTTAATCAGCTATTGCTGCTGCCACTGCCTGACCCCAACCTGTCATG gtTGTTCAGCGGTACCTTGGTGCATGGCCTCCTCAGGTACCTGAAAAGCGGCCGAGCTGCTGAATCCCTCTTAGCTGGGGCTTCCTTGTCTGGAAATCTTTACTTCTCCCTGCTGGATGCTGTGAGGATCTGTGGCTCCAAAGCCCATCCCTCCTCTTCTGCAGAGGGAAGGGGAAGAGGCAGAGGCCGGGGACGGGGACGGGGACGGGGAAgtagaggaagagggggaggtAGAAGAGGAGCAGGGGGAAGGGGCAGAGGATCTGAGGAGATCAACAACAGGTTTGCACTACTTATGAGCGAGGAAGAGTATGATGATGATTGA